DNA sequence from the Brachybacterium avium genome:
GGCCCCGCACGTACCCGAGGCTCCACCGCCCGCGCAGTTCCGCGACGTGATGGTGGTTCGACCGGCCCGGGGCGAGCGTGCCGTAGGTGGCGAGTCGGTGGCTGAGCGGGGTGCTGCTCATCGGGCTTCCTCTCCGGGGGACGACGGCGGGCCTCGACCCTACGAGACGAGGGGCGGGCCGCTCAGGACATGGCGCGGCTGAACCTCTCAGCCTGCTTCGTGGGGCCGGTGACCAGGATCGTGTCCCCCTCCTGCAGCACCGTGTCCTGGGTGGCGGGCTGCCAGCTGCCGCCCGCCGGCTTCACCGAGGTGACGGTGACGCCGTAGCGGCGGCGGATGCCGCTGTCGCCGAGCTGCAGCCCGGCGTGCTCGGGGCTCAGAGCGGTCTTGACCATCGCGAAGTCGGTGTCGATCTCGATGAAGTCCTGCATGGTGCCCAGCACGATGTGAGCCACCCGTCGACCCATGTCCTTCTCCGGGTAGATCACGTGCGGGACGCCCAGCTGTTCGAGGATCAGCCCGTGCGGGTCGCTCACGGCCTTCGCCCAGATCGTGCGGATGCTGAAGCGCAGCAGCAGCGAGGTGACCAGGATGCTGGCCTGGATGTCGCTGCCGATCGCGATGACGACGCGGTCGAACTCGGGGATCGAGAGCTGGCGCAGCACCTCCTCGCGGGTGGCGTCGGCGACGACTGCGTGGGTGAGCCGGCCGTTGAGTGCCTGGACGGTGTCCTCGCGCACATCGATGCCGAGCACCTCGGCGCCCTCGTCCATGAGCTCGAGGGCGAGGGACTGGCCGAAGCGGCCCAGTCCGATGACCGCGACCGAGCTGTCGGAGGTCGGGCCGGAGGAGAGACCGCTGCGGAAGAGTCTGTGCTTAGCCAATGATCGACCTTTCCTTGGGGAGGTCGTAGAGGAGTGCGCGCCGGCGCAGGGCGAGGCCGGTGGCGACGGTGATCGGGCCCAGGCGTCCGATGAACATGAGCGCCACGATGATCAGCTGCCCGCCGACGGGAAGGCCCGCGGTGATCCCCGTGGACAGGCCCACGGTCGCGAAGGCAGAGACCACCTCGAACAGGATCTGGTCGAGGGAGAAGTCGGTCATGAGCATGATCGCGATGGTGGAGACGGCGACGAGGCCGACGGCCATCACGATGACGGTGATCGCCTGTCGATGCACCGCCCGGGAGAGCCGCTTGCCGAAGACCGTGACGGCTCCGGCACCGCGCAGCTCACCGAGCATGAGGAAGAACAGCACGGCGAAGGTGGTGACCTTGATGCCGCCCGCAGTGCCTGCAGGGCCGCCGCCGATGAACATCAGCAGATCCATGCCCAGCCAGGACGCGGGATCCATCGCCGCGGTGTCGATCGAGTTGAAGCCTGCCGTGCGGGTGTAGGCGGACATCGCGAAGCCGTTGAGGATCCGCAGATGAGGAGGCATCCCGCCGAGGGTCGCCGGGTTCGTCCACTCGAGGGCCGTGATGAAGACGGTGCCGAGCACGAGCAGCAGCGGCGTCGCCGCGAGCACGATCCGGGTGTTCATGGTCCACAGCCGCACGGTGCCCAGGTGCTTGATGATCTGCACGAGCACGGGGAACCCGAGCCCGGCCAGCACCGTCGCGCCGCTGGTGGTCAGGAGCACCACCGGGTCGTCGGAGAAGGACATGAGGCTGTCGCTGTAGAGCGCGAACCCGGCGTTGTTGAACGAGGAGACGGCGTGGAAGACGCCGAGCCACAGCGCCTGAGGCCACGTCTCGCCGTAGGCGAGGGCGAAGCGCAGCGTGAGGATCACCGCCGCGATCGCCTCGATGAGGAGCGAGATCCGCACGACGCTCATCACGAGGGTGCGCACGTCCTCGATGCCGAAGCTCTTGACCTCCGCGGCGGCGGTGAGTTTCGCGCGCAGGGACAGCTTGCGGACCACGGCGATCCCCACCACGGAGGCGAAGGTCATCACGCCGAAACCGCCGACCTGGATCAGCGCGAGGATCACGACCTGCCCGAAGGTGGTCCAGAAGACGGGGGTGTCGACCACGATCAGCCCCGTGACGCACAGCGAGGAGACCGCGGTGAACAGCGCCTCCATCGTCTCGGCGCCGCCGGGTCCGGCGGAGGCGGCGGGGTGCATCAGCAGGAGGGTCCCCAGGACGGTGCTGAGGGCGAAGCCCAGAAAGACGGTCCGCGTGGGACGCGGTCGCCGATCGGTGGCGGAAGGGCGGCGGAGCCCGAATGGTGGCACGCGCGGAATGCTACGCCCGCTCCAGGCGGCCGGCGCCCTCACCACGGCGCTGCGCCTCACCGATGCGGAGAGCGTTCATCTCCAGGCCCTCGCGAGCACCGCGGGACCGGGCGCCGCGGCGGCGGCGATCTCCTCAGCCGGTTCGCGAGGGGCGCCTCCCGCGTACGGCGGCGCTCAGATGCTCATGCGGAGACCTTCTGCTCGGGGCGGGCGGGGACGGTGGGATCGCCGGGGAACAGCCGGCGGCCCAGCCACAGCGAGACGTAGACCAGCCCGACCAGCACGGGGACCTCGATGAGCGGCCCGACGACGCCCGCGAGCGCCTGCCCGGAGGTGACGCCGAAGGTGCCGATCGCC
Encoded proteins:
- a CDS encoding potassium channel family protein: MAKHRLFRSGLSSGPTSDSSVAVIGLGRFGQSLALELMDEGAEVLGIDVREDTVQALNGRLTHAVVADATREEVLRQLSIPEFDRVVIAIGSDIQASILVTSLLLRFSIRTIWAKAVSDPHGLILEQLGVPHVIYPEKDMGRRVAHIVLGTMQDFIEIDTDFAMVKTALSPEHAGLQLGDSGIRRRYGVTVTSVKPAGGSWQPATQDTVLQEGDTILVTGPTKQAERFSRAMS
- a CDS encoding TrkH family potassium uptake protein; protein product: MHPAASAGPGGAETMEALFTAVSSLCVTGLIVVDTPVFWTTFGQVVILALIQVGGFGVMTFASVVGIAVVRKLSLRAKLTAAAEVKSFGIEDVRTLVMSVVRISLLIEAIAAVILTLRFALAYGETWPQALWLGVFHAVSSFNNAGFALYSDSLMSFSDDPVVLLTTSGATVLAGLGFPVLVQIIKHLGTVRLWTMNTRIVLAATPLLLVLGTVFITALEWTNPATLGGMPPHLRILNGFAMSAYTRTAGFNSIDTAAMDPASWLGMDLLMFIGGGPAGTAGGIKVTTFAVLFFLMLGELRGAGAVTVFGKRLSRAVHRQAITVIVMAVGLVAVSTIAIMLMTDFSLDQILFEVVSAFATVGLSTGITAGLPVGGQLIIVALMFIGRLGPITVATGLALRRRALLYDLPKERSIIG